The proteins below are encoded in one region of Casimicrobium huifangae:
- a CDS encoding DNA-3-methyladenine glycosylase I, with product MTTPKATTTKAARSNAPVPADSKTRCFWATGVPDFYEKYHDEEWGVPCFDEQKMFEMLILEGAQAGLSWQTVLAKRENYRKAFDGFNVEKIARYKEPKIEKLLADAGIIRNQLKIRAAVTNAQALLRLRETAARPELALTDFFWQFVDGRPKQNALKRKEDIKATTPESDALSKALLKAGFKFVGSTIVYAHMQACGMVNDHLTSCWRYEAVREMGRQL from the coding sequence ATGACTACACCCAAAGCCACTACTACCAAAGCAGCCAGAAGCAACGCCCCAGTGCCTGCCGACTCGAAAACCCGCTGCTTCTGGGCCACCGGCGTACCCGACTTCTACGAGAAGTATCACGACGAGGAATGGGGTGTGCCCTGCTTTGACGAGCAGAAGATGTTCGAGATGCTGATTCTTGAAGGCGCGCAGGCAGGCCTGTCGTGGCAAACGGTACTCGCCAAGCGCGAGAATTACCGCAAGGCGTTCGACGGCTTCAATGTGGAAAAGATTGCGCGCTACAAAGAGCCGAAGATTGAGAAACTGCTGGCCGACGCCGGCATCATCCGCAACCAGTTGAAGATTCGCGCAGCTGTCACCAACGCTCAGGCTCTGCTCCGGTTGCGTGAAACAGCGGCGCGCCCGGAATTGGCGCTGACCGATTTCTTCTGGCAATTCGTCGATGGCCGACCAAAGCAGAATGCTCTCAAACGCAAGGAAGACATCAAGGCCACCACACCCGAGTCGGACGCACTGTCGAAAGCCTTGCTAAAGGCCGGATTCAAGTTCGTCGGCTCCACCATCGTCTATGCCCACATGCAAGCCTGCGGAATGGTCAACGACCATCTCACGAGCTGCTGGCGCTACGAGGCGGTGCGGGAGATGGGCCGGCAACTGTAG
- the alaS gene encoding alanine--tRNA ligase: MKLAEIREKFLAYFESKGHTRVASSPLFIAADPTLMFVNSGMVQFKDVFTGADKRAYKRATTAQRSVRAGGKHNDLENVGYTARHHTFFEMLGNFSFGDYFKRDAIKYAWELLTEVYGLPKEKLLVTVYAEDDEAFGIWKDEVGVPVDRIIRIGDNKGSRYASDNFWMMGDTGPCGPCSEIFYDHGPHIPGGPPGSPEEDGDRFIEIWNLVFMQFEREVKDGPMKPLPKPSIDTGMGIERLAAILQRVHSNYEIDLFVALINAASRETGCKDLSNPSLRVIADHIRACSFLIADGVIPSNEGRGYVLRRIIRRALRHGYKLGQTKPFFHKLVADLDAQMGEAYPELRAAKDRVAEALKTEEERFGETLTHGMAILEKALADGGKVLDGAVAFQLYDTYGFPLDLTADVCRERGVTVDEAGFETAMEKQRTQARAAGKFKAADVLSYDGPKTVFHGYEKLADEAHVIALYKDGTPVEALATGDRGIVVLDRTPFYAESGGQVGDRGEITRSGVCLTLFTVEDTQKIQPDVFGHHGIVQNGELRIGSQVAATVDADARIRTMRNHSVTHIMHKALREVLGSHVAQKGSLVDADKTRFDFAHNAPMTDDQIREVEAKVNAEIVANTATHAEVMPIEKAKTSGATMLFGEKYGDEVRVLEIGSSKEFCGGTHVGRTGDIGFFKIIGEGGVAAGVRRVEAVTGLNAMAYVQSLDQQMNTIAGSLKAPSNEVVNKIAQLQDNVKTLEKELAALKSKLAAAAGGDLLSRVVEKDGVKFLAAEVEGADAKALREMVDQLKNKLGSGVILLGAKTPDGKVSLCAGVTADLVGKFKAGEIVGKAAAVVGGKGGGRPDMAMAGGVDGGRLGEALGGLLA; encoded by the coding sequence ATGAAACTCGCAGAAATCCGGGAAAAGTTCCTCGCCTACTTCGAATCCAAGGGCCACACCCGCGTTGCCTCGTCGCCGCTGTTCATCGCGGCCGACCCGACGCTGATGTTCGTGAACTCCGGCATGGTGCAGTTCAAGGATGTGTTCACCGGCGCCGACAAGCGCGCCTACAAGCGGGCGACCACCGCGCAGCGCAGCGTGCGCGCCGGCGGCAAGCACAACGATCTGGAGAACGTCGGCTACACCGCGCGGCATCACACCTTCTTCGAGATGCTGGGCAACTTCTCGTTCGGTGACTACTTCAAGCGCGACGCCATCAAGTACGCATGGGAGCTGCTGACCGAGGTCTACGGCCTGCCGAAAGAGAAGCTGCTGGTCACCGTGTACGCCGAGGACGACGAAGCCTTCGGCATCTGGAAGGATGAAGTCGGCGTGCCGGTGGACCGCATCATCCGCATCGGCGACAACAAGGGCAGCCGCTATGCCAGTGACAATTTCTGGATGATGGGCGACACCGGGCCGTGCGGCCCTTGCTCGGAAATCTTCTACGACCACGGCCCGCACATCCCCGGCGGCCCACCCGGCTCGCCCGAGGAAGACGGCGACCGCTTCATCGAAATCTGGAATCTCGTGTTCATGCAGTTCGAGCGCGAGGTGAAAGACGGCCCGATGAAGCCGTTGCCGAAGCCCTCGATCGACACCGGCATGGGCATCGAGCGCCTCGCCGCCATCCTGCAGCGTGTGCACTCGAACTACGAGATTGACCTGTTCGTAGCGCTGATCAACGCCGCCTCACGCGAGACCGGCTGCAAGGATCTGAGCAACCCCTCGCTGCGCGTGATTGCCGACCATATCCGCGCCTGCTCGTTCCTGATCGCCGATGGCGTGATCCCGAGCAACGAAGGCCGTGGCTACGTGCTCCGCCGCATCATCCGCCGCGCGCTGCGCCACGGCTACAAGCTGGGCCAGACCAAACCCTTCTTCCACAAGCTGGTCGCCGATCTTGATGCGCAAATGGGCGAGGCTTACCCCGAGCTGCGTGCCGCGAAGGATCGTGTGGCCGAGGCGCTGAAGACTGAGGAAGAGCGCTTTGGCGAGACGCTGACGCATGGCATGGCGATTCTCGAAAAGGCGTTGGCCGATGGTGGCAAAGTGCTCGACGGCGCCGTCGCCTTCCAGCTCTACGATACCTACGGCTTCCCGCTCGACCTCACGGCCGACGTCTGCCGCGAGCGTGGCGTGACGGTAGACGAGGCGGGCTTCGAAACCGCGATGGAAAAGCAGCGCACGCAAGCCCGTGCTGCTGGCAAGTTCAAGGCGGCCGATGTGCTCAGCTACGACGGCCCGAAGACGGTGTTCCACGGCTACGAAAAACTCGCTGACGAAGCGCATGTGATTGCCCTCTACAAGGACGGCACGCCGGTGGAAGCGCTGGCGACCGGCGATCGCGGCATCGTGGTGCTCGATCGCACGCCGTTTTACGCGGAGAGCGGTGGCCAGGTCGGCGACCGTGGCGAGATCACCCGTTCCGGGGTCTGCCTGACGCTATTCACCGTCGAAGACACCCAGAAAATTCAGCCGGATGTGTTTGGCCATCACGGCATCGTGCAGAACGGCGAACTGCGCATCGGTTCCCAGGTCGCGGCCACGGTGGATGCCGATGCGCGCATCCGCACCATGCGCAACCACTCGGTCACCCACATCATGCACAAGGCGCTGCGCGAAGTGCTGGGCAGCCACGTCGCGCAAAAGGGCTCGCTGGTCGATGCCGACAAGACGCGTTTTGACTTCGCGCACAACGCGCCGATGACCGACGACCAAATCCGCGAAGTTGAGGCGAAGGTGAATGCCGAAATCGTCGCCAACACGGCCACGCACGCCGAAGTGATGCCGATTGAAAAGGCCAAGACCTCGGGCGCCACCATGCTGTTCGGCGAGAAATACGGCGACGAAGTGCGCGTACTCGAGATCGGTAGCAGCAAGGAGTTCTGCGGCGGCACTCACGTTGGTCGGACTGGCGACATCGGCTTCTTCAAGATCATCGGCGAAGGCGGCGTGGCCGCGGGTGTGCGTCGCGTGGAAGCCGTCACCGGCCTCAACGCGATGGCCTACGTGCAATCGCTCGACCAGCAGATGAACACCATCGCCGGCTCACTGAAAGCGCCGTCGAACGAGGTCGTCAACAAAATCGCGCAGCTGCAGGACAACGTCAAGACGCTGGAGAAAGAGTTAGCGGCTCTCAAGAGCAAGCTCGCCGCTGCTGCTGGTGGCGATCTGCTCTCTAGGGTCGTCGAGAAAGACGGCGTCAAGTTCCTCGCCGCCGAAGTCGAAGGCGCCGACGCCAAGGCCCTGCGCGAAATGGTCGATCAGCTCAAAAACAAACTCGGCAGCGGCGTCATCCTGCTCGGCGCCAAAACGCCAGACGGCAAAGTCAGCCTCTGCGCCGGCGTCACCGCTGATCTCGTAGGCAAGTTCAAGGCTGGCGAGATCGTCGGCAAAGCCGCCGCAGTAGTAGGCGGCAAAGGCGGTGGCCGGCCGGATATGGCGATGGCGGGTGGGGTGGATGGGGGGAGGTTGGGTGAGGCTTTGGGCGGTTTGCTGGCCTAG
- the recA gene encoding recombinase RecA produces MDDRKKALAAALSQIEKQFGKGSIMKMGEGNAEHDIQAVSSGSLGLDIALGIGGLPRGRVVEIYGPESSGKTTLCLSVVAEIQKAGGVAAYIDAENALDPIYAAKLGVNVPDMLISQPDTGEQALEIADMLVRSGGVDIVVIDSVAALVPKAEIEGEMGDQLPGLQARLMSQALRKLTGNIKRTNTLVIFINQIRMKIGVMFGSPETTTGGNALKFYASVRMDIRRIGAIKKGDEIVGNETRVKVVKNKVSPPFKEALFDIMYGQGISREGEIIDMGVEHGFIEKSGAWYSYQGDRIGQGKDNSREYLRENPALAREIENKIREKIGITIGGAVSKDEGSPDDE; encoded by the coding sequence ATGGACGACCGCAAAAAAGCTCTGGCTGCTGCGCTCTCGCAAATCGAAAAACAATTCGGCAAGGGCTCCATCATGAAGATGGGCGAAGGCAATGCCGAGCATGACATTCAGGCCGTATCCTCCGGCTCGCTGGGGCTCGATATCGCGCTCGGCATTGGTGGCCTGCCACGTGGTCGTGTGGTCGAAATCTATGGTCCGGAGTCATCCGGCAAAACTACGCTTTGCCTGAGCGTCGTCGCTGAAATTCAAAAGGCGGGCGGTGTGGCTGCCTATATCGACGCCGAAAACGCGCTCGACCCAATCTACGCCGCCAAGCTCGGTGTCAACGTGCCTGACATGCTGATCAGCCAGCCAGATACCGGCGAACAGGCGCTTGAAATCGCCGACATGCTGGTGCGTTCTGGCGGCGTGGACATCGTGGTGATCGACTCGGTCGCAGCGCTGGTGCCGAAGGCAGAAATCGAAGGCGAAATGGGCGATCAGCTCCCCGGTCTGCAGGCGCGCCTGATGAGCCAGGCGCTGCGCAAACTCACCGGCAACATCAAGCGCACCAACACCCTGGTCATCTTCATCAACCAGATTCGCATGAAGATTGGCGTCATGTTCGGCAGCCCCGAGACCACCACCGGCGGCAACGCCCTCAAGTTCTACGCCTCGGTGCGTATGGATATTCGCCGTATCGGCGCCATCAAGAAGGGCGACGAAATCGTCGGCAACGAAACCCGCGTCAAGGTCGTCAAGAACAAAGTCTCGCCCCCGTTCAAGGAGGCGCTGTTCGACATCATGTACGGCCAGGGCATCTCGCGCGAAGGCGAAATCATCGACATGGGCGTCGAACACGGTTTCATCGAAAAGTCTGGTGCCTGGTACAGCTATCAGGGTGACCGCATCGGACAAGGCAAGGACAATTCCCGCGAATACCTGCGCGAGAACCCGGCCCTCGCCAGAGAAATCGAGAACAAGATTCGCGAAAAGATCGGCATCACCATTGGCGGTGCTGTCTCCAAAGACGAAGGCTCGCCGGACGACGAATAG
- a CDS encoding zf-TFIIB domain-containing protein — MSASQFPPLQSRQSNKRCTNCSTLMSLYELPGHYGQSVELDVCHDCNAIWFDQWESSQLSPDGTVALFQLINERGGTSSNASSKFGEGLRCVACGTGMRLTNDRVKNTRFAYQSCPKGHGRLTTFYNFLAEKQFVRELTQQERAKLAASVQQIKCSGCAAPVNIGKTDACEYCRAPVSVFDREAAKKAIDHYLQERQKQVPAQYPTQSPGYGYSSSSSGGWSNWDTADLAADILFALGRAAARGVGHAGSRAVPAAAGGVAGGVLADTGTAATGGLLESIGSGASSVGNTGIGALPTATDALFGNGSGLASGLGNALSGAGSGVTQIGSNIFTDGTSSSIASGLSGAGDALPSATDVLFGASGNAASGGGLLNEIGSVFSSASSSGFSESIGSVASDIGSGAVDAVSSGVADSIGEVASSAGDGIVDLVTDGIGSLLGSLFD, encoded by the coding sequence ATGTCCGCCTCGCAATTTCCACCACTGCAAAGTCGCCAGTCGAACAAGCGCTGTACCAATTGCAGCACGCTGATGTCGCTCTACGAACTGCCCGGCCACTACGGTCAAAGTGTCGAACTGGACGTGTGCCACGATTGCAACGCCATCTGGTTCGATCAGTGGGAAAGTTCACAGCTATCGCCCGATGGCACGGTAGCGCTGTTCCAGCTTATCAACGAGCGCGGCGGCACCTCCAGCAACGCCAGCAGCAAGTTCGGTGAGGGGCTGCGCTGTGTTGCCTGCGGCACCGGCATGCGGCTCACCAATGATCGCGTCAAGAACACGCGGTTTGCCTATCAGTCCTGCCCGAAGGGACATGGCCGCCTCACCACGTTCTACAACTTCCTCGCCGAGAAGCAGTTCGTGCGGGAACTCACGCAGCAGGAGCGCGCCAAACTGGCGGCCAGCGTGCAACAGATCAAGTGTTCCGGCTGCGCGGCGCCGGTCAATATCGGCAAGACAGATGCTTGCGAATATTGCCGCGCGCCGGTCTCGGTGTTCGACCGCGAAGCCGCGAAGAAGGCCATCGATCACTATCTGCAGGAGCGCCAGAAACAGGTGCCGGCGCAGTACCCCACACAATCACCAGGCTACGGCTACAGCTCTTCGTCATCGGGTGGCTGGAGCAATTGGGACACCGCCGATCTCGCTGCTGACATTCTCTTTGCGCTTGGGCGTGCCGCCGCGCGAGGCGTGGGCCACGCCGGTAGCCGCGCGGTGCCGGCGGCCGCCGGCGGTGTGGCGGGTGGTGTGCTGGCAGATACGGGCACGGCGGCGACCGGTGGTTTGCTTGAATCCATCGGTTCCGGCGCATCCTCGGTGGGCAATACCGGGATTGGCGCGCTGCCCACCGCGACTGACGCCCTGTTCGGCAACGGCTCAGGTCTGGCGTCGGGCTTGGGCAATGCCCTGTCCGGTGCCGGCAGCGGCGTTACACAAATCGGCAGCAACATCTTTACTGATGGCACCTCGTCGTCGATCGCCAGTGGCCTGAGTGGTGCGGGCGATGCCTTGCCATCGGCGACCGACGTGCTGTTCGGTGCGTCCGGCAATGCTGCTTCTGGCGGTGGGTTGCTGAACGAAATTGGCAGCGTATTTAGCAGCGCCAGCAGCTCGGGCTTCAGCGAAAGTATCGGCAGTGTCGCCAGTGACATTGGCAGCGGCGCGGTCGACGCAGTCAGCAGCGGCGTCGCCGACAGCATTGGGGAGGTCGCATCCAGCGCTGGCGACGGCATCGTCGATCTGGTCACCGATGGTATCGGCAGTCTGCTGGGTTCGCTGTTTGATTGA
- a CDS encoding REP-associated tyrosine transposase has product MVAYRRNFVAGGTYFFTVTLRDRRSPLLVERIEDLRAAYHRVRCERPFTTDAIVVLPDHLHCIWTLPPGDADYAGRWKAIKARFTSACRRAGVALTRDDAGAYDLWQRRYWEHTIRDERDFEGQVNYIQYNPVKHGHADTPGGWPHSSFHRYVRNGLLPPNWAVAPELDVPE; this is encoded by the coding sequence ATGGTTGCGTATCGGCGTAACTTTGTGGCGGGCGGGACGTACTTCTTCACGGTGACTTTGCGGGATCGTCGTTCGCCCTTGCTGGTGGAGCGCATCGAGGATTTGCGGGCTGCGTACCATCGGGTGCGCTGTGAACGGCCGTTCACCACCGACGCAATCGTGGTGCTACCTGATCACCTGCATTGCATCTGGACGCTACCGCCGGGTGACGCTGACTACGCGGGGCGCTGGAAGGCGATCAAGGCGCGCTTCACCTCCGCTTGCCGACGTGCGGGCGTTGCGCTCACCCGTGATGACGCCGGCGCCTATGACCTCTGGCAACGGCGCTACTGGGAACACACCATTCGCGACGAACGCGACTTCGAAGGCCAAGTCAACTACATCCAGTACAACCCGGTGAAACATGGTCATGCCGACACGCCGGGCGGCTGGCCGCATTCGTCGTTTCATCGTTACGTGCGGAACGGGCTCCTGCCGCCAAATTGGGCTGTCGCGCCGGAGTTGGACGTCCCTGAATGA
- a CDS encoding acetylornithine/succinyldiaminopimelate transaminase: MRVSRATFDEVMFQTYVPAQFVPVRASGSRIWDSEGRDYVDLAGGVAVLSLGHCHPALNAALKAQADRMWHISNYMVNEPAMRLAQKLVNATFADRVFLCNSGTEANEGALKTARKYASTKYGEQKHRIISTTNSFHGRTWLAVSTGGSPKYTKGMGPVPAGITHVPYNDVDALRAVMDDDVACIILEPMQGEGGMYPGSAAFLGAARELCDKHNALLIFDEIQSGVGRTGALYSYMQKGVTPDILTSAKGIGGGFPIGCFMARAEVAEVMQPGTHGTTYGGNPLGAAVAETVIDIVNNEAFLQRVLVAEQRLRTGFAAINSKYNVFADVRGEGLWLGCELVAKYDNRASEFMKAGHRNNVVFLTAGNNNILRFAPALNISDAEIDEGLARTERAIAEVVSA, from the coding sequence ATGCGCGTGAGCCGGGCAACGTTCGATGAGGTGATGTTTCAGACGTACGTCCCGGCGCAATTTGTGCCGGTGCGAGCGTCCGGGTCGCGCATCTGGGATAGCGAGGGCCGCGACTATGTGGACCTCGCCGGTGGCGTGGCTGTGCTCTCGCTCGGGCACTGTCACCCGGCGCTGAACGCCGCGCTCAAGGCGCAGGCCGATCGCATGTGGCACATCTCGAACTACATGGTGAACGAGCCCGCGATGCGGCTCGCCCAGAAGCTGGTCAACGCGACGTTCGCCGACCGCGTGTTCCTGTGCAACAGCGGCACCGAGGCTAACGAAGGCGCGCTGAAAACGGCCCGCAAGTACGCCAGCACCAAATACGGCGAGCAGAAGCACCGCATCATCTCCACCACCAATTCGTTCCATGGCCGCACCTGGCTCGCGGTGTCTACCGGTGGCAGCCCGAAATACACCAAGGGCATGGGCCCGGTGCCAGCGGGCATCACCCATGTGCCATACAACGACGTGGATGCCTTGCGCGCGGTGATGGATGACGACGTGGCCTGCATCATCCTGGAGCCGATGCAGGGCGAAGGCGGCATGTATCCGGGCAGCGCCGCATTCCTCGGGGCCGCGCGCGAGCTATGCGACAAGCACAACGCGCTGCTGATCTTCGACGAGATCCAGAGCGGCGTGGGCCGTACTGGCGCGCTCTACAGCTACATGCAAAAAGGCGTGACGCCGGACATCCTGACCAGCGCCAAGGGCATCGGCGGTGGCTTCCCGATTGGCTGCTTCATGGCGCGTGCCGAGGTCGCCGAAGTGATGCAGCCGGGTACTCACGGCACCACCTATGGCGGCAATCCGCTGGGCGCTGCAGTTGCCGAGACGGTGATTGACATCGTCAACAACGAAGCCTTCCTGCAGCGCGTGCTGGTCGCCGAGCAGCGCCTGCGCACAGGGTTTGCGGCCATCAACAGCAAGTACAACGTGTTTGCCGACGTGCGCGGCGAAGGCCTGTGGCTTGGCTGCGAGCTGGTCGCCAAGTACGACAACCGCGCCAGTGAATTCATGAAGGCCGGCCACCGCAACAACGTGGTGTTCCTCACCGCCGGCAACAACAACATCCTGCGTTTCGCGCCGGCGCTCAACATCAGCGACGCCGAAATCGACGAAGGCCTTGCGCGCACCGAGCGCGCGATTGCGGAAGTCGTTAGCGCCTGA
- a CDS encoding MFS transporter, whose amino-acid sequence MERITLPEPAADRPAASQPNPPAATSGAAAPADRVSAPAGALPRELFVLVAFLIVAHTAFNGIRITTSLAAIKAGGGALWVGLLTAMFNIVPAFVAIRVGRLVDRVPLRRPLIAGCALVAAGGAIAAVEPMLGILALCAIAIGIGWMAIAASSQYAVGLFGGSENRVRAFSVMSMGFSISSFLGPLIAGFMIDHVSYRAAFAALAALPAIAAIAFATRWLKLPTVAPREDAPNGGARELLGMPAVRNTLISAAFITVGWDLYIFMVPVLGTELHLTATQIGSVLSFFAVAVFVVRLFMTRLTDRLGERGVMVSAMAVAGVTFIAFGFAHSYGVMMALSFVIGLGLGASQPIVLSILHDAAPPGRIGEVNGMRMTMISTSQWTMPLVFGMLSASTGMLPLFLIIGGGILSGSWFARRKLPTA is encoded by the coding sequence TTGGAACGCATCACCCTCCCCGAACCCGCAGCCGATCGGCCTGCGGCCTCTCAGCCCAATCCCCCTGCCGCGACCAGCGGCGCTGCCGCACCCGCAGACCGCGTGTCCGCGCCCGCCGGTGCGCTACCGCGCGAGCTGTTCGTACTGGTGGCGTTTCTGATCGTTGCTCACACCGCCTTCAATGGCATCCGCATCACCACCTCGCTGGCGGCCATCAAGGCGGGCGGCGGCGCGCTGTGGGTAGGCTTGCTGACAGCGATGTTCAACATCGTGCCCGCCTTTGTTGCGATTCGCGTCGGCCGCCTGGTCGACCGCGTGCCGCTGCGGCGTCCGCTGATCGCCGGCTGCGCGCTGGTGGCAGCAGGTGGCGCCATCGCGGCCGTTGAACCCATGCTGGGCATCCTGGCACTTTGCGCCATCGCCATCGGCATTGGCTGGATGGCGATTGCCGCTTCGTCGCAGTACGCAGTCGGGCTGTTCGGCGGCAGCGAGAACCGCGTCCGCGCGTTCAGCGTGATGTCGATGGGGTTTTCAATTTCGAGCTTTCTCGGACCGCTGATCGCCGGCTTCATGATCGACCATGTCAGCTACCGCGCAGCGTTCGCGGCGCTCGCTGCCCTGCCCGCCATTGCGGCGATCGCGTTCGCGACGCGCTGGCTGAAGCTGCCCACTGTCGCCCCGCGCGAGGACGCACCGAACGGCGGTGCGCGTGAACTGCTGGGCATGCCCGCTGTGCGCAACACGTTGATCTCGGCCGCGTTCATCACCGTTGGCTGGGATCTCTACATCTTCATGGTGCCGGTGCTGGGCACCGAGTTGCACCTGACCGCAACGCAGATCGGTTCGGTGCTGTCGTTCTTCGCGGTCGCCGTGTTCGTGGTGCGGCTGTTCATGACGCGCCTGACCGACCGGCTGGGCGAGCGCGGGGTGATGGTTTCGGCGATGGCGGTCGCGGGGGTGACCTTCATCGCCTTCGGCTTCGCGCACAGCTATGGCGTGATGATGGCGCTGTCGTTCGTCATCGGCCTGGGGTTAGGCGCCAGTCAGCCGATCGTCCTCTCCATCCTTCACGACGCCGCGCCACCGGGCCGCATCGGCGAAGTGAACGGCATGCGGATGACGATGATCTCCACCAGCCAGTGGACGATGCCGCTGGTGTTCGGCATGCTCTCGGCGAGCACCGGCATGCTGCCGCTGTTCCTGATCATCGGTGGCGGCATTCTTTCGGGCAGCTGGTTCGCGCGACGCAAGTTGCCGACGGCGTAG
- a CDS encoding GNAT family N-acetyltransferase: MSDLPSAPAKSLVSPTLSIQTHDSCPPAETTIVDNGIGEFNDAAAPLHEVAPLSCFARDATGGVIGGAVGRRWGRCCELQQLWVASEHRRRGVGAALVRAFEAQAQKHGCTEFYLETFSFQAPDFYRALGYVSAHEHCVYPHDIVKHLMVKRKVASIETGGAPD; this comes from the coding sequence ATGTCTGACTTGCCCTCCGCACCCGCAAAATCACTGGTGTCACCAACCCTGTCAATACAGACGCACGACAGTTGCCCGCCCGCGGAAACGACCATCGTTGACAACGGCATCGGCGAGTTCAACGACGCTGCTGCGCCGCTGCATGAAGTGGCGCCGCTGTCCTGCTTTGCCCGCGACGCTACCGGAGGTGTGATTGGTGGGGCGGTGGGCCGACGCTGGGGACGCTGCTGCGAGCTACAGCAGCTGTGGGTTGCATCAGAGCACCGTCGACGGGGAGTTGGGGCTGCTCTGGTTCGCGCCTTTGAGGCCCAAGCGCAGAAGCATGGCTGCACGGAGTTCTACCTGGAAACATTCAGTTTTCAGGCGCCAGACTTCTACCGCGCACTTGGTTACGTCAGTGCGCACGAGCACTGCGTCTATCCGCACGATATCGTCAAACACTTGATGGTGAAGCGCAAAGTTGCCAGTATTGAGACAGGCGGGGCGCCCGACTGA
- a CDS encoding regulatory protein RecX produces the protein MRLLTTREHSREELLRKLAQARARRTSQDAVTAAEKKDEIERLLDDLAAAGWQSDERYAEAMVRRLAGQASRRYIENKLAEAGIKKDAASLALEALEQDDAEVAQALWQRRFGGETPADDKVRQKQIRFLLTRGFHLGDAFKIVPRVPVAAVDGTRRSGLSGRSNWRAASANKVASTAAQAEPELFGDAEAPQEYTRTSSLRSPAGKSSSFGSRKQTGNRGRQQAEPSSTEAEEATPASSWPSGSRNGFKSSFRRARPWGARNDADPSDE, from the coding sequence TTGCGCCTGCTGACGACGCGCGAGCATTCCCGCGAGGAGTTGCTGCGCAAGCTGGCACAGGCGCGAGCGCGTCGAACCAGTCAGGATGCAGTGACCGCTGCCGAAAAGAAGGACGAGATTGAGCGCCTTCTTGACGATCTGGCCGCCGCCGGCTGGCAGTCTGATGAACGTTACGCCGAGGCCATGGTGCGGCGACTCGCTGGTCAAGCCAGTCGCCGGTATATTGAAAACAAGCTTGCCGAGGCCGGAATCAAGAAGGATGCGGCAAGCCTTGCACTGGAAGCGCTGGAGCAGGACGATGCGGAAGTCGCACAGGCACTGTGGCAACGACGTTTTGGCGGGGAGACGCCGGCTGACGACAAGGTCCGGCAGAAGCAGATTCGTTTTTTGCTGACGCGCGGTTTCCACCTTGGTGACGCGTTCAAGATCGTGCCACGGGTTCCTGTGGCCGCGGTCGACGGCACCCGTCGTAGCGGGCTATCAGGCCGCAGCAACTGGCGAGCAGCTTCTGCCAACAAGGTAGCGAGCACGGCGGCGCAGGCAGAGCCGGAACTCTTCGGGGACGCGGAGGCGCCGCAGGAATACACACGCACCAGCTCGTTGCGTTCGCCCGCCGGCAAATCCAGCAGCTTTGGCAGTCGTAAGCAGACTGGCAACAGAGGCCGGCAACAGGCTGAGCCATCATCCACAGAAGCCGAAGAAGCTACGCCTGCCAGCAGCTGGCCATCGGGTTCCCGCAACGGTTTCAAAAGCTCCTTCCGCCGTGCCCGCCCATGGGGCGCACGCAACGACGCCGATCCGTCCGACGAATAG
- a CDS encoding VOC family protein yields MKIPRMSMITLGVADLDRATAFYEQVLATPPNKSHDGVRFIELPGVWLSLYPLDKLAADVAPGLDATRGPFPGFTLAHNARSEDEVRAICERARAAGGKIMTEPEATFWGGFHCYLADPDGYYWEIAYGEMFDFDARGDMRWRA; encoded by the coding sequence ATGAAAATCCCCCGAATGAGCATGATCACGCTGGGCGTCGCCGATCTCGATCGCGCCACGGCGTTTTACGAACAGGTGCTCGCTACACCGCCGAACAAGTCGCACGACGGCGTGCGCTTCATCGAGCTGCCCGGCGTCTGGCTCAGTCTCTACCCGCTCGACAAGCTGGCTGCGGATGTTGCGCCCGGCCTAGACGCAACGCGCGGCCCGTTCCCCGGCTTCACGCTCGCACACAACGCGCGCAGCGAGGATGAGGTACGCGCGATCTGCGAGCGTGCCCGCGCGGCCGGCGGCAAGATCATGACCGAGCCGGAGGCCACGTTCTGGGGGGGTTTCCACTGCTACTTGGCCGACCCTGATGGTTACTACTGGGAAATTGCTTACGGCGAGATGTTTGATTTTGATGCGCGTGGCGATATGCGCTGGAGAGCCTAG
- a CDS encoding RidA family protein has translation MIRRYGVGKRLSEMVTYHGFLYLAGQVAADPSADVKGQTEQILKQIDELLEEGGATKKGILTATIYLADINTFAQMNEAWDAWVPEGNPPARATVEAKLAKPEYKVEIQITACNGMSSHGHGHDHNH, from the coding sequence ATGATTCGTCGTTACGGCGTCGGCAAGCGTCTTTCCGAAATGGTCACCTACCACGGCTTTCTGTATCTGGCCGGGCAGGTTGCCGCTGATCCGTCGGCTGACGTGAAAGGCCAGACCGAGCAGATCCTCAAGCAGATTGATGAACTGCTGGAAGAAGGCGGCGCCACCAAAAAAGGCATTCTCACGGCCACGATCTACCTCGCGGACATCAACACCTTCGCGCAGATGAACGAGGCCTGGGACGCATGGGTCCCGGAAGGCAATCCGCCCGCCCGTGCGACGGTTGAAGCGAAGCTCGCCAAACCGGAATACAAGGTGGAAATCCAGATCACGGCGTGCAACGGCATGAGCTCGCACGGCCACGGTCACGACCACAACCACTAA